Below is a genomic region from Scytonema millei VB511283.
CAACAAATGAAATCTCCCGCAACGTTGCCGAAGCCGCCAAAGGTACTACTGATATTGCCAAAAATATTGGCATCGTCGCGCGTAACGCTCAAGCTACAACCGCAGGTGCTAGCAATACCTCCCAAGCAGCTAGCGAACTAGCCCGTATGGCAGTAGAACTGCAAAAAGTCGTAGATCGGTTTATTTACTAATCCAATGACTCATGACTCATGCCAAAAATCCGAGTTCTTGTAGTTGACGATGCAGTGGTTGTGCGCAACCGCCTGAGTAAGCTACTAGCTGAAGATCCAGAATTGGAAGTGGTGGGAGTAGCGGCGAATGGTCGCATTGCACTAGCAAAAATTGCTCAACTCAATCCTGATGTGGCGATTTTGGATGTAGAAATGCCAGAAATGGATGGCTTAGCAACTTTAGCAGCGATCCGGCAGACCTATCCTTATATTGCTGTGATTATGTTTAGCACTTTCACCCGCGCAGGGGCGATCGCAACTTTGGATGCTCTGTCTTTAGGTGCATCAGATTACGCTACCAAGCCGAGTCACTTAGGCAATATCGAAGCTATCCGCCAACATGTTTTTAACGACTTAGTACCGAAAATAAAACTGTTTGGGACAAAGCAAGTCAAAAGTCAAACTAGTAGGGGCGCACAGCTGTGCGCCCCTACCAACTTCCGACTCCCGACTCCCGAATTCGGAATTCCGAATTCCGAATTCCGAATTCTCCCGACTCCCAAAATCGTAGCCATTGGCGTTTCTACCGGAGGACCAAATGCTTTAGCCATATTACTATCGCAGTTGCCAGCAGATTTTCCCGTACCCATTGCGATCGTGCAGCATATGCCACCCATGTTTACTCAGATGTTAGCAGAACGGCTGGCTGCCAAGTCTCGCTTAAAAGTAGCTGAAGCTGTTTCTGGGAGCGTGCTGGAGCCTGGACAGGTTTGGATTGCCCCAGGAGATTTTCATCTCTCCGTGCAACGGGATGGCAAGGTTGTGCGCCTAGTCACCCACCAAGCGCCACCAGAAAACTCTTGTCGTCCCTCCGTCGATGTCTTATTTAGCTCAGTCGCAGAAGTCTTTGGTGCCAGCGCGATCGCAATTGTCTTAACAGGTATGGGTCAAGACGGATTGCGGGGTTGCCAACAGCTCCGCGAGGCTGGGGGGCGAGTTTTAGTTCAAGATGAAGCGAGTAGCGTCGTTTGGGGAATGCCTGGGTTTGTAGCTAACGCCGGACTTGCCGACCGAGTGTTGCCGATCGACCAGATGGCAGATGAAATGAGCCGCCTAGTGTGTAATAATACCTAAAATATAGTCAATATTTTTATCTAACAATGTTAAGAGTCTGTAACAAGCAGACAGCAGACATTAGCAACATTAATTTTCAGTATCTTTGTCAGCTAGTTTATCAACATGCGGCGATCGTGCTGGATGTCAGTAAAGACTATTTAGCAGAGTTACACTTAAAACCAATAGCAGAAACGGCGGGATTTGGTTCCTTAAACAGTCTAGTAGAGCATTTGCGATCGCATCCATTTAGCAATCTGCATGTCCGAGCGATCGAAGCTCTGCTCGTAACTGAAACATCATTTTTCCGCGATCGTTATCCATTTGAAGTACTCAAAAATTTCACGCTACCAGAATTAATCTCGCGACGGGCAAAAGAGCGATCGCTCAAGATTTGGTGTGGAGCTTGCTCTAGCGGTCAAGAACCCTATAGCCTTGCGATATTGATCCGCGAACATTTTCCTCTACTCACAACTTGGGATTTGCAGATAATTGCCAGTGACTTTTCTAGTCATATCCTTGCCCGCGCTCGTCAAGGTCGCTACAGCCAGTGGGAAATTCAGCGCGGATTGTCCGTCGAGCTGCGAGAGAAATATTTTCAGTTTCAGCAACAGCAGCAGAACTGGCAGATTAAAGACAAGATCCGCCAGATGGTTGAGTTTCGTCAAATCAATCTCATCCACCCGTGGTTATCAATGCCAGCAATGGATATTATCTTCCTGCGAAATGTATTGATTTACTTTGATACTGAGACAAAAAAATCTACTCTCAAAAAAGTTAGACAGCAATTAAGACCGGACGGCTACTTATTTCTCGGTGGTGGTGAAACCACAATTTATCTCGATGAATCGTTTGAACGAATACAGCAGGAAGGAGGCGTATGTTATCGTTTGCGGTAAGCATTTATCAGTTGTCAGTTATCAGTTATCGGTTATCAGTCAACTGTCAACCGTCAACCGTCAACCGTCAACCGTCAACACGTCCGTGTAGCGAGCGCGTTTCCCATCAACCGTTGTTTATAACTGGAATCGCCGAGTTGACTAAAGATAACAAAGTACCGTTTTGTTCTTGTCCGTTGGCGGCTAAATCGCTGTGACATAGATAAACTCTTTCTCCTACACGCCCAAGTAAATCGCGCAGAATTCGCCGCAGTCTTTCTGTGTCGGCGCTTAGATCGTCTTCTGCCGTCCAAGGACGACCGAATCGATGTTGTAAAAATAATGGCGCACCGTACAAAGTTGCCGCACCACCACGCGACCACAAGGGAGAGCCAGCATCCAACCAGAATTGCCAACGATGAAACCGCCGACTGGAACGATATTGGAAGATAGTTGCTAAGGTGACAGCACGACTAGCAGCACCAATCGGACGCACGGGATAAGAATTTGCCGTAATTGTACCCCGTCGTAGCAGTTGAATGAATTGGGCAATCGTAGTGTGAGCAGGAGTATCGATCCCTTCAGACTGCCGCAGTCGTGCATCGATTTCCCAATAGTGTTGAGCTGTTTCTAGTAATTCTCGTAATGCTGCTAGCTGGTCGTAGGGGAGGTTACTGCCTTGCCAGAGAAATTTCTGAATAGCGCGGTCGAGTAAAACAATGGGACTGGGGAGGAGCCGCTGTTCTTGCTGCGATCGCTGATCTTCAATCCACTGCACGATCTGAGCATAAGCTAAACTTGCCGCATAGCCCAAGCGATCCCAGCGATCGTAGGTCGTTGCTGGTAGTAAATTTGGATGTTCTGGGTGCGGTTGGAAACAGTAGTCAGCAATCAAGCCAGCACGGACAGGATCGATTTGGAATTCGGAATTCGGCAGTCGGAATTCGGAATTAAATTCTCCCTCAGCTCCCCTGCTCCCTACTCCCTGCTCCCTGCTCCCTACTCCCTGCTTTCCTGCCTCTCGCCTCGTACTCAAAACTACCAACATTTCCGCTACCATATCTCGATCGACTAAACGTCCTAAACCTGGGTAGACGAGGGTGAGGAGGGTGAGCAAAGCACGGATAATCGGAGAACTTGTCAATGGGCGTTGGTCGTTGAGGGATTCGACAAAGATCCCGTGTTTAGTCAGAATTTCTACTAGGGTATAACGGGCGATCGCATCTAAACCAGGAGCAATTAAAGCAATTTCCTGCGGCTGAATTTGCCCCGATTTAATTGCTTGAATGATGAAATCGGCAGTTTGTCGCAGTAAGTCGCCCCGCGATATGGTTTGGATTGCTTGCACTGACTCTGGTAACGAAAACAGCGCCAGTGGTTCCGTGACTAACTCTACTACTGGCGTTGCCAAATCGTCAGCCAGTGCGATCGAGGAAGGTTGGATAAATTCTATCTGACAGCGCTTTGCTAAGCCTTGCAAGTATTCGGGATCGGCTCCTAGTCCCAAACGCACGGCTCCATCGGGATTATAAGTAAACGCACCAACCGCTCCTCGGTCGAGGAGAAACTCAAACAAATCGCGGGCTATAGCTGGATAATCATCGACATCATCCGCCAGAATGTAGCGATAGCGTCGTAGTAAATGCTGCTGATAGTAGGGATCGCCTAAAAGATACTTGCTGTAGAGTTCTGTCGTGATTCCATAAGTTAAAAATCCCCTCTCCCAACACCAATTGCGCCAGTTAAGAATGAGGGAGTCGGGAGTCAGGAGAGTGGCTAGTGGCTGGTGGCTAGTGGCGCGTAGTTTTTCTCCCTCAGTTCCCTCAGCTCCCTCAGCTCCCTCAGCTCTCTTCTCTCCCTCTGCTCCTCTGCTCCTCTGCTCCTCTTCC
It encodes:
- a CDS encoding protein-glutamate methylesterase/protein-glutamine glutaminase, producing MPKIRVLVVDDAVVVRNRLSKLLAEDPELEVVGVAANGRIALAKIAQLNPDVAILDVEMPEMDGLATLAAIRQTYPYIAVIMFSTFTRAGAIATLDALSLGASDYATKPSHLGNIEAIRQHVFNDLVPKIKLFGTKQVKSQTSRGAQLCAPTNFRLPTPEFGIPNSEFRILPTPKIVAIGVSTGGPNALAILLSQLPADFPVPIAIVQHMPPMFTQMLAERLAAKSRLKVAEAVSGSVLEPGQVWIAPGDFHLSVQRDGKVVRLVTHQAPPENSCRPSVDVLFSSVAEVFGASAIAIVLTGMGQDGLRGCQQLREAGGRVLVQDEASSVVWGMPGFVANAGLADRVLPIDQMADEMSRLVCNNT
- a CDS encoding CheR family methyltransferase, whose protein sequence is MLRVCNKQTADISNINFQYLCQLVYQHAAIVLDVSKDYLAELHLKPIAETAGFGSLNSLVEHLRSHPFSNLHVRAIEALLVTETSFFRDRYPFEVLKNFTLPELISRRAKERSLKIWCGACSSGQEPYSLAILIREHFPLLTTWDLQIIASDFSSHILARARQGRYSQWEIQRGLSVELREKYFQFQQQQQNWQIKDKIRQMVEFRQINLIHPWLSMPAMDIIFLRNVLIYFDTETKKSTLKKVRQQLRPDGYLFLGGGETTIYLDESFERIQQEGGVCYRLR
- a CDS encoding recombinase family protein encodes the protein MVGSTRSGKTTRLVEQFCTWLQAGDRQQSSWGRQRLYPHQGEPAVLVLAANDDNRRELRDKLAAATDGKYPIRAKTLLGFFQDEVTLFWPLLLQILGLKAQFPVRLRPETEQELATRLWRQQLDEIPRPAGVSESRWVRRLLDILQLAANSGTAIEDVGCILAALEEEQRSRGAEGEKRAEGAEGAEGTEGEKLRATSHQPLATLLTPDSLILNWRNWCWERGFLTYGITTELYSKYLLGDPYYQQHLLRRYRYILADDVDDYPAIARDLFEFLLDRGAVGAFTYNPDGAVRLGLGADPEYLQGLAKRCQIEFIQPSSIALADDLATPVVELVTEPLALFSLPESVQAIQTISRGDLLRQTADFIIQAIKSGQIQPQEIALIAPGLDAIARYTLVEILTKHGIFVESLNDQRPLTSSPIIRALLTLLTLVYPGLGRLVDRDMVAEMLVVLSTRREAGKQGVGSREQGVGSRGAEGEFNSEFRLPNSEFQIDPVRAGLIADYCFQPHPEHPNLLPATTYDRWDRLGYAASLAYAQIVQWIEDQRSQQEQRLLPSPIVLLDRAIQKFLWQGSNLPYDQLAALRELLETAQHYWEIDARLRQSEGIDTPAHTTIAQFIQLLRRGTITANSYPVRPIGAASRAVTLATIFQYRSSRRFHRWQFWLDAGSPLWSRGGAATLYGAPLFLQHRFGRPWTAEDDLSADTERLRRILRDLLGRVGERVYLCHSDLAANGQEQNGTLLSLVNSAIPVINNG